GCGTGGCGTGCGCATCTTTGACATCTCGAACATCAAGGAGCCCAAGCTCCTCGCCAACGTGCAGACGTGCCGCGGCTCGCACACGCACACGGTGCTCGAGGATCCGAAGGACAAGGAGAACATCTACATCTACGTCTCCGGTTCGTCGGCGATCCGGTCGGCGCAGGAGCTCGAAGGGTGCGCCGGTGATGTGGCGGGCAACGATCCGAACTCGTCGCGTCTGCGCATCGAGATCATCAAGGTGCCGCTCAAGGATCCCGCGAAGGCGGCGGTCGTGGGACGCGCGAACATCTTCGCCGGCCTGACGGCGAACCCGACGCACGGCCTCTCCGACGCCGACAAGGCGGCGGCGGCGCAGCAGCTGGCCGATGCGAAGGCGCGTGGTGGGTTCGTGGTGAAGAACCCGCAGAGCGGCGCCGAAATGCTGGCGCCGCCGCAGCTGGTTCGCCCGCTGCTCGACAGCCTGGCCAAGAGCCATGGCGCGTCGTTCGCCAACGGTGCCGACTCGGCGGCGGCGCGTCCGCTGCTGCAGACGGCGGTGAACCGCATGTTCGCCAACCCGACCGGCAATGCGGGCCCGAACGCGCCGCTCAGCGAGCGGTCGCAGTGCCATGACATCACGGTGTATCCGTCGCTCGGCCTCGCCGGCGGCGCGTGCGAAGGCCATGGCCTGCTGCTCGACATCAGCAACCCGGTGAACCCGGTGCGTCTCGATGCCGTGGCGGACTCGAACTTTGCCTACTGGCACTCGGCCACGTTCAACAACGACGGCACGCAGCTCCTCTTCTCCGACGAGTGGGGCGGTGGCGGCGGCCCGAAGTGCCGCGCCGGCGACAAGATGGAGTGGGGCGCCGACGCGATCTTCAAGATCGTGAACAAGAAGCTGGTGTTCCAGAACTACTACAAGCTCCCGTCGTACCAGACCGACAAGGAAAACTGCGTGGCGCACAACGGCTCTCTGATTCCGGTGCCGGGGCGCGACATCATGGTGCAGAGCTGGTACCAGGGCGGCATCTCGGTGTTCGACTGGACCGACGGCGCGCACCCGAAGGAAATCGCGAGCTTTGACCGTGGCCCGGTGGACGCGTCGCGCATGGTGAGCGGCGGTTCATGGTCGGTGTACTGGTACAACGGCCAGATCATCAGCTCGGAAATCGCGCGCGGCATGGACATCGTGGACCTGACGCCGAGCCAGTATCTCACGCAGAACGAGATCGACGCGGCCAAGACGGTGAAGTGGGACCAGCTCAACGCGCAGGGCCAGCCCAAGATCTCGTGGCCGCCCAGCTTCCCGCTGGCCAAGGCCTACACGGACCAGCTCGAGCGCAAGTCGTGCCAGGTGAGCACGCTCCGCACGCAGATCGCGGCGGCCGAGAAGGCGAGCGGCGCGGCGCGCAACACGGCGCTCAACGCGGCGATCGCCGCGGCGGATGCGGCCAAGGGCTGTGACAGCAAGAAGGCCGACCTGCTCAAGAAGGCGCTGCAGGATCTGATGGCGCCGGCGATGTAACCGCCGCCGGTAGACCCAGGAACGCCAAACCTTCGACGCCAAACCCCAAACTGATCAGTTTGGGGTTTGGTGTTTTGGGGTTCGGGGTTCTTGGGTTTACTGCGCTGGTATCTACGTGCGCGTACATTATCACAGTCCCTCAACTCCTCTTTCCATGCGTATCGGCCAACTCGCTCCCGACTTCACCGCTCAGACCACGATCGGCCCCATCCGTTTCCACGAATGGCTTGGCAATTCGTGGGGAATCATCTTTTCGCACCCGAAGGACTTCACGCCGGTGTGTACGACCGAGCTGGGACAGGTCGCGAAGTTGGAACCGGAGTTTGCGAAGCGTGGTGTGAAGGTGATCGGGCTCAGCGTGGACCCGGTGGACCGTCACGATGCGTGGGTGGTAGACATCGCACGTACTCAGGGCGCGACGCCGCACTTTCCGATGATCGGTGATACCGATCTCACGGTATCGAAACTCTACGACATGCTGCCGGAAGAAGCCGGCGAGACGTGTGAGGGACGAACGGCGGCCGATAATCAGACGGTACGGACCGTCTACATCATCGGCCCCGACAAGAAGATCAAGCTGATCCTGATCTACCCGATGACCACCGGGCGCAACTTCGATGAGATCCTGCGCGCCGTGGATTCGCTGCAGCTCACCAGCGCGCATCGCGTGGCGACGCCGGCGAACTGGAATCCGGGCGAGTCGGTGATCATCGCGGGATCGGTATCGAACGACGAGGCCAAGCAGTTGTATCCCGATGGTTGGCAGGAAGTCACCCCGTACCTGCGCGTCGTCCCACAGCCCAAGTAGGGCGGCGCGGCGGGGACAGACCGGAACACCAATTTCGGTCCGGCTGCCGGGAGAACCCCGACAGCGAGGGGAGATTGCGCTGCCGACCCTTCAGTACGACGGACGCGACGCGCGATGTGGGCGTGGAGCGGGCCGGCGAACGCCCCACGGGGGAGGTTGGATGAAGAAGCCGAACGGACGATCGTCGTCACCGATGAAGGGCACGCGCCTGAAGGCCGAGTGGCGCGAATTTGCCGATCGGCTGGCGCAGCATGTGCCCGTGCTCGGACCGGATCAGGTGCTGATTCTGTCGGAGCC
This DNA window, taken from Gemmatimonadaceae bacterium, encodes the following:
- a CDS encoding peroxiredoxin → MRIGQLAPDFTAQTTIGPIRFHEWLGNSWGIIFSHPKDFTPVCTTELGQVAKLEPEFAKRGVKVIGLSVDPVDRHDAWVVDIARTQGATPHFPMIGDTDLTVSKLYDMLPEEAGETCEGRTAADNQTVRTVYIIGPDKKIKLILIYPMTTGRNFDEILRAVDSLQLTSAHRVATPANWNPGESVIIAGSVSNDEAKQLYPDGWQEVTPYLRVVPQPK